From one uncultured Desulfovibrio sp. genomic stretch:
- the thrC gene encoding threonine synthase, which produces MSTSDFPAYRGKMEYVCLSCGSRFPADDLLYTCPQCGGVFLLENTDFASLKATSGQAWRDLFDARAATRSTALRGIFRYYELMAPLMDEEDIVFLGEGITPIVEAAAPLRDLVGLPFAYKNDGQNPSASFKDRGMACAFSYLKWLCRRNQWDEVLTVCASTGDTSAAAALYASYVGAPLKSVVLLPHGKVTPQQLSQPLGSGATVLELPGVFDDCMKVVELLAENYRVALLNSKNSWRIVGQESYAYETAQWYNWDVDGLCLFVPIGNAGNVTAIMSGFLKMHELGIISRLPRIFGVQSEHADPVYRYYAAPEGQRQWHPVTVKPSVAQAAMIGNPVSFPRVQRLAQRFVEVGGEKAFQVVQVSEQEIMDAMIIGNRHGHIACTQGGECLAGLRKVAAQGGMNSNEHAVLDATAHALKFSGFQSMYFSNSFPEAYGITPDPALANAPELLLPEDARSGKDVAEFARLGADAVVKRLGLMRR; this is translated from the coding sequence GTGTCCACCAGCGATTTTCCCGCGTATCGCGGAAAGATGGAGTATGTCTGCCTTTCCTGCGGTTCCCGCTTTCCCGCCGATGACCTGCTGTATACCTGTCCGCAGTGCGGCGGGGTCTTTCTTCTGGAAAATACGGATTTTGCCAGCCTGAAGGCCACCAGCGGCCAGGCCTGGCGCGATCTTTTTGATGCCCGCGCAGCGACCCGCAGCACGGCCCTGCGCGGCATCTTCCGCTATTACGAACTCATGGCCCCGCTCATGGATGAGGAAGACATCGTCTTTCTGGGCGAAGGCATCACGCCCATTGTGGAGGCAGCCGCTCCCCTGCGTGACCTGGTGGGCCTGCCCTTTGCCTACAAGAACGACGGCCAGAATCCCAGCGCCTCCTTCAAGGACCGCGGCATGGCCTGCGCCTTCAGCTATCTGAAGTGGCTCTGCCGTCGCAATCAGTGGGACGAGGTGCTCACGGTCTGCGCCTCCACGGGGGATACCTCGGCGGCGGCGGCCCTGTATGCCTCCTATGTGGGCGCTCCCCTCAAGAGCGTGGTGCTGCTGCCGCACGGCAAGGTCACCCCGCAGCAGCTCTCGCAGCCCCTGGGCAGCGGCGCCACGGTGCTGGAACTGCCGGGCGTCTTTGACGACTGCATGAAGGTGGTGGAGCTGCTGGCCGAAAACTACCGCGTGGCCCTGCTCAACTCCAAGAACAGCTGGCGCATTGTGGGGCAGGAGTCCTATGCCTATGAAACGGCCCAGTGGTACAACTGGGATGTGGACGGCCTGTGCCTCTTTGTGCCCATCGGCAATGCCGGCAATGTGACGGCCATCATGTCCGGTTTCCTCAAGATGCACGAACTGGGCATCATCAGCCGTCTGCCCCGTATTTTTGGCGTGCAGTCCGAGCATGCCGACCCGGTATACCGCTATTATGCCGCTCCCGAAGGACAGCGCCAATGGCATCCGGTGACCGTCAAGCCCAGCGTGGCCCAGGCCGCCATGATCGGCAATCCCGTGTCCTTCCCGCGCGTGCAGCGCCTGGCGCAGCGCTTTGTGGAAGTGGGCGGCGAAAAGGCCTTCCAGGTGGTGCAGGTCAGCGAGCAGGAAATCATGGACGCCATGATCATTGGCAACCGGCATGGACACATTGCCTGCACGCAGGGGGGCGAATGTCTGGCCGGCCTGCGCAAGGTGGCGGCCCAGGGCGGCATGAACAGCAACGAGCATGCCGTGCTGGATGCCACGGCGCATGCCCTCAAGTTCTCCGGCTTCCAGTCCATGTACTTCAGCAACAGCTTCCCCGAAGCCTACGGCATTACGCCGGACCCCGCGCTGGCCAATGCCCCCGAACTGCTGCTGCCTGAAGATGCCCGCAGCGGCAAGGATGTGGCCGAATTTGCCCGCCTGGGCGCCGATGCCGTGGTCAAGCGGCTGGGCCTGATGCGCCGCTAG
- a CDS encoding HPP family protein translates to MGACAKGWQRRLRGTGGTNGMGLPGMWLGSSLALAVMALLDSRMGSPMGLPLLIGSFGASAVLVFGAPSSPLARARNVIGGHVLSALVGVLCASLLGDTPWLASGLAVGTAIALMSATGTLHPPGGATALIAVTGGEGIRQLGLLYVLVPCLTGALLLLAMAVLFSRAERWAGLVGACLVRGWPVRLKRRLSLLRHLRDGRA, encoded by the coding sequence ATGGGTGCATGTGCAAAAGGCTGGCAGCGCAGGCTGCGGGGAACGGGCGGTACCAACGGCATGGGGCTGCCCGGCATGTGGCTGGGCAGCAGTCTGGCCCTGGCCGTCATGGCGCTGCTGGACAGCCGCATGGGCAGTCCCATGGGGCTGCCGCTGCTCATCGGTTCGTTCGGCGCGTCTGCCGTGCTGGTTTTCGGAGCGCCGTCCAGTCCGCTGGCGCGGGCGCGCAATGTCATTGGCGGGCATGTGCTTTCTGCCCTGGTGGGGGTGCTTTGCGCCAGTCTGCTGGGGGATACGCCGTGGCTGGCATCCGGTCTGGCCGTGGGTACGGCCATTGCGCTCATGAGCGCCACGGGCACCCTGCATCCCCCGGGAGGCGCCACGGCACTCATTGCCGTGACTGGCGGGGAGGGCATCCGGCAGCTGGGCCTGCTCTATGTGCTGGTGCCCTGCCTGACGGGCGCCTTGTTGCTGCTGGCAATGGCCGTGCTGTTTTCCCGTGCGGAGCGCTGGGCCGGACTGGTGGGGGCCTGCCTGGTGAGGGGATGGCCCGTGCGCCTGAAACGGCGCCTGAGCCTGCTGCGGCATCTGCGGGACGGGCGGGCCTGA
- a CDS encoding 4Fe-4S binding protein has product MTQCSERARGRRLDGWLLALGLPLAWLLAGAHLWRAGEGGALLFCLLWGLLCLRRAAWMRPVTVVLLLALAGRWFFTAGRLVQLRIIMEMPWLRLACILTAVAVMTLGVALLVWGRAGRRWFVRERGHACAQALVFFAVLAVLLPLLLTAPRLLLAERLLPGAGLVQVGGVAIWGALVCGWLRDHRRAPVRRRRIWCLFSLVFFGQFALAASGHTLLYMSGEPHIPVPGVIIGGALYRGEAGFMLVLLLLSVLLAGTAWCSHLCYFGSWDALAASTRRPLAHPHPLRWRVLSLGLTCGTALLLRLTGAPLFLAVAGGILLGLLLVPAALFWSRRRGNAVYCTMICPLGLLVCLLGRLSPWRIRRTEHCVFCGACTRACRYGALDMARLRAGQPGLSCTLCRDCLAVCPRNGLGMSWAGRGLHGRGEQVFVGLVSAMHAIFLGTAMV; this is encoded by the coding sequence ATGACACAATGTTCTGAACGCGCACGGGGCAGACGCCTGGACGGCTGGCTGCTTGCCCTGGGGCTGCCCCTGGCATGGCTGCTGGCCGGGGCGCATCTGTGGCGGGCCGGTGAGGGCGGCGCGCTGCTGTTCTGCCTGCTGTGGGGCCTGCTCTGCCTGCGCCGGGCAGCCTGGATGCGGCCCGTTACCGTGGTGCTGCTTCTGGCGCTGGCGGGCCGGTGGTTCTTTACGGCGGGACGGCTGGTGCAGCTGCGCATCATCATGGAAATGCCATGGCTGCGGCTTGCCTGCATTCTGACGGCGGTGGCCGTGATGACCCTGGGGGTGGCGCTGCTGGTCTGGGGACGCGCCGGCCGGCGCTGGTTTGTCCGAGAGCGGGGGCATGCGTGCGCACAGGCTCTGGTCTTTTTTGCCGTGCTGGCCGTGCTGCTGCCTCTGCTGCTGACCGCACCCCGGCTGCTGCTGGCGGAACGGCTGCTGCCGGGAGCCGGTCTGGTGCAGGTGGGCGGGGTGGCCATCTGGGGCGCGCTGGTCTGCGGTTGGCTGCGGGATCACCGCCGGGCGCCGGTCCGGCGGCGGCGCATCTGGTGCCTGTTTTCGCTGGTCTTTTTCGGACAGTTTGCCCTGGCGGCCTCCGGGCATACGCTGCTGTACATGAGCGGGGAGCCGCATATCCCGGTGCCCGGCGTCATCATCGGCGGCGCTCTCTACCGGGGAGAGGCCGGCTTCATGCTGGTGCTGCTCCTGCTTTCCGTGCTGCTGGCAGGAACGGCCTGGTGCAGCCATCTGTGCTACTTTGGTTCCTGGGATGCTCTGGCCGCCTCCACGCGCCGGCCGCTGGCGCATCCGCATCCCCTGCGCTGGCGGGTGCTGTCGCTTGGGCTGACCTGCGGGACGGCGCTGCTGCTGCGGCTGACGGGGGCGCCGCTCTTTCTAGCTGTGGCGGGGGGCATCCTGCTGGGACTGCTGCTGGTGCCGGCGGCCCTGTTCTGGAGCCGGCGGCGCGGGAATGCCGTCTACTGTACCATGATCTGTCCGCTGGGCTTGCTGGTCTGCCTGCTGGGGCGTCTTTCGCCCTGGCGCATCCGGCGCACGGAGCACTGCGTTTTCTGCGGCGCCTGCACCCGGGCCTGCCGCTATGGCGCGCTGGACATGGCCCGCTTGCGGGCCGGTCAGCCCGGCCTGTCCTGCACGCTGTGCCGGGACTGTCTTGCGGTCTGCCCGCGGAACGGACTGGGCATGAGCTGGGCAGGGCGGGGCCTGCATGGCCGGGGCGAGCAGGTCTTTGTGGGGCTGGTGTCTGCCATGCACGCCATTTTTCTGGGCACGGCCATGGTCTGA
- a CDS encoding C-GCAxxG-C-C family protein has product MNAPDRSAEDLRQEVAPLVHEAYWEKRLNCALISLTLLGRLFDVPVEAPVLAAAGGLNGAGRFQAQCGLVEGPMMFLGLLGARHGLNHKAVGKWCYRYADSFQQRFGSLNCRVLRGGPFSPQDKPYACEGLTVDSICHAYAVVQTLLREHAQNA; this is encoded by the coding sequence ATGAACGCGCCTGACAGATCCGCGGAGGACCTGCGCCAAGAAGTGGCCCCGCTGGTGCATGAGGCCTACTGGGAAAAACGCCTGAACTGTGCGCTCATTTCCCTGACGCTCCTCGGCCGTCTTTTTGACGTACCCGTGGAGGCCCCCGTACTGGCCGCCGCTGGCGGCCTCAACGGCGCGGGGCGCTTTCAGGCCCAGTGCGGTCTGGTGGAAGGTCCCATGATGTTTCTGGGCCTGCTGGGCGCACGGCACGGCCTGAATCACAAGGCCGTGGGCAAATGGTGCTACCGCTATGCCGACAGCTTCCAGCAACGCTTCGGCTCCCTGAACTGCCGGGTGCTGCGCGGTGGCCCCTTCTCGCCGCAGGACAAGCCCTATGCCTGCGAAGGCCTCACCGTGGACAGCATCTGCCATGCCTACGCCGTTGTGCAGACCCTGCTGCGCGAACATGCCCAGAACGCCTAA